The following are encoded in a window of Artemia franciscana chromosome 5, ASM3288406v1, whole genome shotgun sequence genomic DNA:
- the LOC136027712 gene encoding uncharacterized protein LOC136027712, with the protein MERCIYNGVMHYLTRSNFFITHQFGFRPGNLPGMLYCFLQFSNDAMDHDEIPTTIFVDVKKAFDTICQQILQGKLDYCRIRGNGLSLIQSYLTGRNQVVDGGSQ; encoded by the coding sequence atggAGCGTTGCATCTACAATGGAGTGATGCATTATCTGACTAGGTCTAACTTCTTCATCACGCATCAGTTTGGATTCAGACCTGGGAATCTACCGGGCATGCTATActgttttttacaattttcaaatGATGCGATGGACCATGACGAAATACCAACTACAATATTTGTGGATGTGAAGAAAGCATTTGATACGATTTGTCAGCAGATTCTTCAGGGTAAGCTTGACTATTGCAGGATTAGAGGCAACGGTCTCTCACTCATTCAGTCTTACCTTACTGGTAGGAATCAGGTTGTGGATGGAGGTAGTCAGTAA
- the LOC136027255 gene encoding uncharacterized protein LOC136027255, with product MCCKPNYFANVCRSNKVVNVVSGMNNTLENSDDEDEIFLYEVSKTNDKEESIVSLTINVQLLVSFKVYTGTQANIPPVKYFDMLLPKPEITKANQKLVSYCGGRIPVQGRCAVSCTYVQSRPSNQQFYVVETNSVPIIGFSSDLNLIKLIMNVNSAASIDESIRNSVLEAIKEFNDVFEGLGKLDGECHFV from the coding sequence ATGTGCTGCAAGCCTAACTATTTTGCAAATGTCTGTAGAAGCAACAAGGTTGTAAATGTAGTTTCAGGCATGAACAACACACTTGAAAACTCTGATGATGAGGATGAGATATTTCTGTATGAAGTCTCCAAAACAAATGACAAGGAAGAATCCATAGTCTCCCTCACAATAAACGTCCAGCTGCTAGTTAGCTTTAAAGTTTACACAGGAACACAAGCAAATATTCCTCCTGTCAAGTATTTTGACATGCTCTTGCCAAAGCCAGAAATAACCAAGGCTAACCAGAAGCTTGTTAGTTACTGTGGTGGCAGGATTCCTGTTCAAGGAAGATGTGCTGTGAGCTGCACCTATGTACAATCTAGGCCTTCCAACCAGCAGTTCTACGTTGTTGAAACAAACTCTGTTCCCATAATTGGCTTCAGCTCAGATCTGAACCTTATTAAACTGATCATGAATGTCAACTCTGCTGCAAGCATTGATGAATCAATCCGCAACTCTGTTTTGGAGGCTATTAAAGAGTTTAATGATGTCTTTGAAGGGCTTGGAAAGCTGGATGGCGAGTGCCATTTTGTTTGA